One genomic window of Sphingomonas sp. C3-2 includes the following:
- the surE gene encoding 5'/3'-nucleotidase SurE, producing the protein MRILLTNDDGIHATGLKVLETIARTLSDDIWIVAPMEEQSGAGHSLTLTRPLRIRRHDPRRFSVSGTPTDSVLMALGQVIEGAKPDLILSGVNRGANLAEDVTYSGTVSAAMEGALAGVRSIALSQVYAREGMGDHVPFAVAEAWGAKVLKPLLDMDMPYRTLVNVNFPATAPDKVKGVKVVRQGFHDYGRNRIVTGTDPRGYDYYWFALGSSLRTPERSTDLEAIAEEYVTVTPLHLDLTHEASLESLATAYR; encoded by the coding sequence ATGCGCATTCTCCTCACCAATGACGACGGTATTCATGCAACCGGCCTCAAGGTGCTGGAGACGATCGCCCGGACGCTTTCGGACGATATCTGGATCGTGGCGCCGATGGAGGAGCAGTCGGGCGCCGGCCATTCGCTGACGCTGACCCGTCCCTTGCGCATTCGTCGCCATGATCCGCGCCGTTTTTCGGTGAGCGGGACGCCCACGGATTCGGTGCTGATGGCGCTGGGCCAGGTCATCGAAGGGGCGAAACCGGACCTCATTCTGTCGGGCGTCAACCGCGGTGCCAATCTGGCCGAGGACGTGACCTATTCGGGCACGGTTTCGGCCGCGATGGAAGGCGCACTTGCCGGCGTTCGTTCGATTGCGCTGAGCCAGGTCTATGCCCGTGAGGGCATGGGCGACCATGTCCCCTTTGCCGTGGCGGAAGCCTGGGGCGCGAAAGTGCTCAAGCCCCTGCTCGACATGGACATGCCGTACCGCACGCTGGTGAACGTCAACTTCCCCGCGACCGCACCGGACAAGGTGAAGGGCGTGAAGGTGGTGCGGCAGGGGTTCCATGATTATGGCCGCAACCGCATTGTGACCGGCACCGATCCGCGCGGTTACGACTATTACTGGTTCGCGCTGGGCAGCAGCCTGCGCACCCCGGAACGTAGCACCGACCTGGAGGCGATTGCCGAGGAATATGTGACGGTGACGCCACTGCATCTCGACCTGACGCATGAGGCCTCGCTCGAAAGCCTGGCCACGGCCTATCGTTGA
- a CDS encoding YdcH family protein has translation MEEVRERLEILRAQHRELDERIADRAQGAIIDQLELARLKRQKLRLRDEIALCEDALIPDIIA, from the coding sequence ATGGAAGAGGTGCGCGAACGCCTTGAAATTCTGAGGGCGCAGCATCGTGAACTTGACGAACGCATCGCCGACCGCGCGCAAGGCGCGATCATTGATCAACTGGAACTCGCCCGGCTCAAACGTCAAAAACTGCGCCTGCGCGATGAAATCGCTTTGTGCGAGGATGCGTTGATCCCGGACATCATCGCCTGA
- a CDS encoding potassium channel family protein: protein MQYATLQRRADTPVWVSIGWRVLFVLLLVSIAVGVHWIDREGLRDSYDGEISLIDVIYFTMISITTTGYGDIAPVSERARLFDALIVTPIRVFVVLIFLGTTYNFVIKRTWDKWRMKLLQRNLHNHVVVCGFGTSGSEAVHELIARGTKPGDIVVIDRSPAALEAAEALGCLVLEADASRDATLMDVEITRARAVIVSAGRDDTSILIVLTVRHLAAEVPISVIVRAEDNEVLAKQAGATTVINPVSFAGLLLAGSAHGPHITDYMVDLAATGGRVKLAERTVEPHEIGKPMSAIETGVVVRIYRGETPIGFWEPEARALQAGDTIVEIIPGDAMRVE from the coding sequence ATGCAGTATGCAACCTTGCAGCGCCGTGCCGACACACCGGTGTGGGTTTCGATCGGCTGGCGCGTCTTGTTCGTGCTCCTGCTCGTATCCATCGCCGTGGGCGTGCACTGGATCGACCGCGAAGGGCTGCGCGACAGCTATGACGGCGAAATCAGCCTGATCGATGTCATTTATTTCACGATGATCTCGATCACGACCACCGGCTATGGCGATATTGCCCCGGTTTCCGAGCGCGCGCGACTTTTCGACGCGCTGATCGTGACCCCTATCCGTGTTTTCGTCGTGCTGATCTTTCTCGGCACAACCTACAACTTCGTCATCAAGCGAACCTGGGACAAGTGGCGCATGAAGCTTCTCCAGCGCAATCTGCACAACCATGTCGTCGTCTGCGGCTTTGGTACCAGCGGCTCCGAGGCCGTCCACGAACTCATCGCGCGCGGCACCAAACCGGGGGACATTGTCGTCATCGACCGATCACCGGCCGCGTTGGAGGCGGCCGAAGCGCTGGGATGCCTGGTGCTTGAAGCCGATGCTTCGCGCGACGCGACACTGATGGATGTCGAGATCACGCGCGCCCGCGCGGTGATTGTTTCGGCCGGGCGGGACGATACCTCGATCCTGATCGTGCTCACCGTCCGGCATCTGGCAGCCGAGGTACCGATCAGCGTGATCGTGCGCGCCGAGGATAATGAGGTGCTCGCCAAGCAGGCCGGCGCGACGACGGTGATCAACCCGGTAAGCTTTGCCGGGCTGTTGCTGGCCGGATCAGCCCATGGCCCGCACATCACTGATTACATGGTCGATCTGGCGGCGACAGGTGGCCGCGTGAAGCTGGCCGAGCGCACCGTGGAGCCGCACGAGATCGGCAAGCCGATGTCCGCCATCGAGACGGGCGTTGTAGTGCGCATCTATCGCGGCGAGACGCCGATCGGCTTTTGGGAGCCAGAGGCCCGCGCGCTGCAGGCCGGCGATACGATCGTCGAGATCATCCCCGGAGACGCGATGCGCGTGGAGTGA
- a CDS encoding DUF465 domain-containing protein — MEQAHFSALEAKHTGLESRIAEESRRPSPDLGLLSQLKKQKLKIKEEMASS; from the coding sequence ATGGAACAGGCACATTTCTCGGCACTCGAAGCAAAGCATACCGGGCTCGAGAGTCGCATAGCCGAGGAAAGTCGTCGACCGTCTCCAGATCTCGGGCTGCTCTCCCAACTGAAAAAGCAAAAACTCAAGATCAAGGAAGAGATGGCCAGTAGCTAA
- the serS gene encoding serine--tRNA ligase, with amino-acid sequence MHDIRMIRENPAAFDAALARRGAAPVAGELVSLDEKRRAVLTEAQAAQARRNEASKAIGAAKAQKRDDEAQALMAEVAILKERLPALEVEEKALGEQLDAILAAIPNLPAADVPEGEDETANTEVMRWGTPRNFDFEPKEHADFAPALGLDFEAAARISGARFAVLRGGMARLNRALGQFMLDHQGARGYAEVVPPLLVRDDAAFGTGQLPKFREDLFQTTDGRWLIPTAEVSLTNLVRESIQDEAALPIRMTALTPCFRSEAGAAGRDTRGMIRQHQFDKVELVTIASPEESEAEHERMCAAAESVLQALELPYRKMLLCTGDMGFSATKTFDLEVWLPGQSCYREISSISNCGDFQARRMSARFRPAGETKGTRFVHTLNGSGLAVGRTLVAVLENGQQADGSVKLPAALIPYMGGIDTLEPI; translated from the coding sequence ATGCATGATATCCGTATGATCCGGGAAAACCCCGCCGCATTCGACGCCGCCCTTGCCCGCCGGGGCGCCGCCCCCGTGGCTGGTGAGCTGGTTTCGCTCGATGAAAAGCGCCGTGCAGTGCTGACCGAGGCGCAGGCTGCGCAAGCGCGCCGGAACGAGGCATCCAAGGCGATCGGAGCAGCCAAGGCCCAGAAGCGCGATGACGAAGCGCAGGCATTGATGGCCGAGGTGGCCATATTGAAGGAGCGCCTGCCCGCGCTGGAAGTCGAGGAAAAGGCACTTGGCGAGCAACTGGACGCCATCCTGGCCGCGATCCCCAACCTGCCCGCTGCGGATGTGCCCGAAGGCGAAGATGAGACGGCAAATACCGAAGTGATGCGCTGGGGGACGCCGCGCAACTTTGATTTCGAGCCGAAGGAACATGCCGACTTCGCGCCAGCGCTTGGCCTCGACTTCGAAGCCGCTGCCCGCATTTCGGGTGCGCGCTTCGCCGTGCTGCGGGGCGGGATGGCACGACTGAACCGCGCGCTTGGCCAGTTCATGCTCGATCATCAGGGCGCCCGGGGCTATGCCGAAGTGGTTCCTCCCCTGCTCGTCCGCGACGACGCGGCGTTCGGCACCGGACAGCTTCCGAAATTCCGCGAGGATTTGTTTCAGACGACCGATGGCCGCTGGCTTATACCGACCGCGGAGGTGAGCCTGACCAACCTTGTTCGCGAGTCGATCCAGGATGAAGCAGCGCTGCCCATTCGGATGACGGCCCTCACCCCCTGTTTCCGTTCGGAAGCCGGCGCTGCTGGACGCGATACGCGCGGGATGATCCGCCAACACCAGTTCGACAAGGTGGAACTGGTCACGATCGCTTCGCCCGAGGAATCGGAAGCGGAGCATGAGCGGATGTGCGCGGCAGCGGAGTCGGTGCTTCAGGCGCTGGAACTCCCCTATCGCAAGATGCTGCTCTGCACGGGCGACATGGGCTTTTCGGCGACCAAGACATTCGACCTCGAAGTCTGGCTGCCTGGGCAAAGCTGCTACCGCGAGATCAGCAGCATTTCGAACTGCGGCGATTTCCAGGCGCGCCGCATGAGCGCGCGTTTCCGTCCGGCTGGCGAAACCAAGGGAACGCGCTTCGTCCATACGCTCAACGGTTCGGGCCTTGCCGTCGGCCGTACGCTCGTCGCGGTGCTTGAAAACGGGCAACAGGCTGATGGCTCGGTCAAGCTGCCGGCCGCGCTTATCCCCTATATGGGCGGTATCGACACGCTGGAGCCGATCTGA
- the rimO gene encoding 30S ribosomal protein S12 methylthiotransferase RimO, with amino-acid sequence MAIELPTPPKIGMVSLGCPKNLVDSERILTKLRSDGYAMSPDYAGADVVLVNTCGFLDSAKEESLEAIGEAIAENGRVIVTGCMGKEAEAIRERFPDVLAITGAHQYEDVVGAVHDAAPIPPSAFLDLVPENGLKLTPRHYSYLKISEGCNHRCSFCIIPALRGDLVSRRPDAILREAEKLIASGTKELLVISQDTSAYGVDIKHQPRDWKGQEVRAHMTDLSRELGKLGAWVRLHYVYPYPHVDHVIPLMAEGLVLPYLDIPFQHAAPNVLKAMKRPANESKVLQRIRNWREIAPDIAIRSTFVVGFPGETEDDFQYLMDWLEEAQLDRVGAFRFEPVEGAAANDLPNPVPEEVKEERYARLMDLTARISAAKLEAKIGRTLDVIIDVVDDEGGATGRSKADAPEIDGEVHLRDAEGLKPGDIIQVEIEDADEHDLFGVPVN; translated from the coding sequence ATGGCAATTGAACTCCCCACTCCGCCCAAGATCGGCATGGTTTCGCTCGGCTGCCCGAAAAACCTTGTCGATAGCGAACGCATTCTCACCAAGCTGCGCTCTGACGGCTATGCGATGTCCCCCGATTATGCGGGTGCCGACGTCGTGCTCGTCAACACCTGCGGCTTTCTCGACAGCGCCAAGGAAGAAAGCCTGGAAGCGATTGGCGAAGCCATCGCCGAAAACGGCCGCGTGATCGTGACCGGATGCATGGGCAAGGAAGCCGAAGCGATCCGCGAACGCTTCCCCGATGTGCTCGCGATCACCGGTGCGCATCAATATGAAGATGTCGTCGGCGCGGTGCACGATGCAGCGCCCATTCCGCCGAGCGCGTTCCTTGATCTGGTGCCCGAGAACGGGCTGAAGCTGACCCCGCGCCACTATAGCTATCTGAAGATTTCGGAAGGCTGCAACCATCGCTGCAGCTTCTGCATCATCCCGGCGCTGCGCGGCGATCTGGTGAGCCGCCGGCCCGACGCGATCCTGCGCGAGGCCGAAAAGCTGATCGCTTCCGGAACCAAAGAGCTTCTGGTGATCAGTCAGGACACCTCGGCCTATGGCGTCGACATCAAGCATCAGCCGCGCGACTGGAAGGGCCAGGAAGTCCGCGCGCATATGACCGACCTGTCGCGCGAACTGGGCAAGCTGGGCGCATGGGTGCGGCTGCACTATGTCTACCCCTACCCCCATGTCGACCATGTCATCCCGCTGATGGCCGAAGGGCTTGTTCTCCCCTATCTCGACATTCCGTTCCAGCACGCAGCGCCCAATGTTCTCAAGGCGATGAAGCGCCCCGCGAACGAATCCAAGGTGCTGCAGCGCATTCGCAACTGGCGCGAGATCGCGCCCGATATCGCGATCCGTTCGACCTTTGTCGTCGGCTTCCCCGGCGAAACGGAAGACGACTTCCAGTATCTGATGGACTGGCTGGAAGAAGCGCAGCTCGACCGTGTCGGCGCCTTCCGCTTCGAGCCGGTTGAAGGTGCGGCGGCGAACGACCTTCCCAATCCGGTGCCGGAAGAGGTGAAGGAAGAGCGCTATGCGCGCCTGATGGATCTGACCGCGCGCATTTCAGCCGCCAAGCTGGAAGCCAAGATCGGCCGCACGCTCGACGTGATCATCGATGTCGTCGACGACGAAGGCGGCGCCACCGGCCGTTCCAAGGCCGACGCCCCTGAAATCGACGGCGAAGTGCACCTGCGCGACGCCGAGGGGCTGAAGCCCGGCGATATCATTCAGGTCGAGATCGAGGATGCGGACGAGCACGACCTGTTCGGGGTGCCGGTAAACTGA
- the dksA gene encoding RNA polymerase-binding protein DksA, which translates to MATAFTGTGANGDTVLNVPSLDTDYRPSSDEPFMNDRQLNYFREKLHAWKESILRESRDTLNQLQVDSLREPDVTDRASSETDWSIELRTRDRQRKLISKIDAALRRIDEGEYGYCEVTGEPISLARLEARPIATMTVEAQERHERQEKISRDE; encoded by the coding sequence ATGGCGACTGCGTTCACGGGCACTGGGGCAAATGGGGATACGGTCCTTAACGTACCCTCGCTCGATACAGATTATCGCCCTTCGTCAGACGAACCTTTCATGAATGATCGGCAGCTGAATTATTTTCGTGAAAAGCTGCACGCGTGGAAAGAAAGCATCCTTCGCGAATCCCGCGACACGCTGAACCAACTGCAGGTCGACTCGCTGCGCGAACCCGATGTCACCGATCGCGCTTCCAGCGAAACCGATTGGTCGATCGAATTGCGCACCCGTGATCGCCAGCGCAAGCTGATTTCCAAGATCGACGCAGCGCTGCGCCGGATCGATGAAGGTGAATATGGCTATTGCGAAGTTACTGGCGAGCCGATCTCGCTTGCGCGCTTGGAAGCACGGCCGATTGCAACCATGACTGTCGAGGCGCAGGAACGTCACGAACGTCAGGAAAAAATTTCGCGCGACGAATAG
- a CDS encoding protein adenylyltransferase SelO family protein, which translates to MTFAPQPAIYRPETPILSLGDSFYDAVAPATFPQTRLRFRNDRWAETVGLDGLSDAQWIAHFGRFEPLPGNLEQPLALRYHGHQFRVYNPELGDGRGFLFAQMRDGRDRLMDLGTKGSGQTPWSRFGDGRLTLKGGMREILATEMLEALGVETSKTFSLIETGEALERGDEPSPTRSSVLVRLSHGHIRIGTFQRLAHLKDAEGMKRLVAYTLKHYFGTEAGEDAAAQLLAKVVEKTAVLAPSFIGAGFVHGVLNTDNINVSGESFDYGPWRFTPFYDPAFTAAYFDHQGLYAFGRQAEAVHWDVVQLAVALRLIARAEELVPALEHFAAYYEESLLAALLRRLGVKSRGAVADKAMTGALERALMENSVEIDRFFFDWRGGQLRSETAAARYDSPAFDDLKGALASYGPAVRLDHDYWRDEAPCSMHIDEVEAIWARIDQADDWTALERKVAAIRRMGDAMGGGV; encoded by the coding sequence ATGACGTTCGCGCCGCAACCCGCCATTTATCGCCCTGAAACACCGATTCTTTCCCTCGGAGATTCGTTCTATGACGCCGTCGCGCCCGCGACCTTCCCGCAGACGCGATTGCGTTTCCGGAATGACCGCTGGGCCGAGACCGTTGGGCTGGACGGATTGAGCGATGCGCAGTGGATCGCGCATTTTGGCCGCTTCGAACCGTTGCCCGGCAATCTGGAGCAGCCGCTGGCGCTGCGCTATCACGGGCACCAGTTCCGCGTATACAACCCCGAACTGGGCGATGGCCGCGGTTTCCTGTTCGCGCAGATGCGCGACGGGCGCGATCGCTTGATGGATCTGGGCACCAAGGGATCCGGCCAGACGCCGTGGAGCCGATTTGGCGACGGGCGGCTGACGCTGAAGGGTGGCATGCGCGAAATCCTGGCGACCGAGATGCTCGAGGCGCTTGGCGTCGAAACGTCGAAGACATTTTCGCTGATCGAGACCGGCGAGGCGCTGGAACGTGGCGACGAGCCCTCTCCCACGCGCTCTTCGGTGCTCGTCCGCCTCAGCCATGGCCATATCCGGATCGGGACCTTTCAGCGGCTTGCCCATCTGAAGGATGCCGAGGGGATGAAACGCCTCGTCGCCTATACGCTGAAACACTATTTCGGCACGGAAGCAGGCGAAGACGCGGCAGCACAGCTGCTGGCCAAGGTGGTCGAGAAAACGGCGGTGCTCGCCCCCTCTTTCATCGGGGCCGGCTTTGTTCACGGCGTGCTCAACACCGACAACATCAATGTTTCGGGCGAAAGTTTCGACTATGGCCCATGGCGCTTCACGCCCTTTTACGACCCGGCGTTCACCGCCGCCTATTTCGACCATCAGGGGCTCTATGCCTTTGGCCGACAGGCCGAGGCGGTGCACTGGGACGTCGTCCAGCTCGCCGTGGCGCTGCGCCTGATTGCCAGGGCCGAGGAACTGGTGCCCGCGCTGGAGCATTTCGCAGCCTATTATGAGGAATCGCTTCTGGCTGCGCTGCTGCGACGCCTTGGCGTCAAATCGCGCGGCGCGGTGGCGGACAAGGCGATGACCGGGGCGCTTGAGCGCGCGCTGATGGAAAACTCGGTTGAGATCGACCGGTTCTTCTTCGACTGGCGCGGCGGGCAGTTGCGCAGCGAAACGGCGGCGGCGCGCTATGACAGCCCGGCCTTTGACGATCTGAAGGGCGCGCTTGCCAGCTATGGCCCGGCCGTGCGTCTGGACCATGACTATTGGCGTGATGAAGCCCCCTGCTCGATGCATATCGACGAGGTAGAGGCGATCTGGGCGCGGATCGATCAGGCCGATGACTGGACGGCGCTGGAACGCAAGGTGGCGGCCATTCGCCGCATGGGGGATGCAATGGGGGGCGGCGTCTAA
- a CDS encoding NAD(P)H-dependent flavin oxidoreductase — protein sequence MFKGLKPIIYGGREVWPIVEGGKGVAASNHMSSGAWAAAGGIGTVSAVNADSYDPTGKIIPQIYHARTRRERHEELIQYAIDGAVEQVKRAHDIAGGKGAININVLWEMGGAQKVLHGVLEQTRGLVAGVTCGAGMPYKLSEIAAQYEVSYLPIVSSGRAFRALWKRAYSKAANWLAAVVYEDPWLAGGHNGLSNAEDPLKPEDPYPRVKALRDTMREGGISDDVPIVMAGGVWFLRDWNDWIDNPELGSIAFQFGTRPLLTKESPIPEEWKARLMTLEEGDILLHQFSPTGFYSSAVRNPFLRSLEARSERQIAFSGEAAGDHQFQLDVGVKGKSFWVTRNDLLRAREWHGHGFTEALKTPDNTLVFVTPSERDEIRKDQADCMGCLSHCGFSSWMDSETNSTGRLADPRSFCIQKTLQDIVHGGPVDNNLMFAGHGAYNFKKDPFYSNGFVPTVKQLVDRILTGD from the coding sequence TTGTTCAAGGGTCTGAAGCCCATCATATACGGCGGCCGCGAAGTTTGGCCGATCGTGGAAGGCGGCAAGGGCGTTGCCGCAAGCAACCATATGAGCTCTGGCGCCTGGGCGGCTGCCGGGGGCATTGGCACGGTCTCCGCGGTCAACGCCGACAGCTATGATCCGACGGGCAAGATCATTCCGCAGATCTACCATGCGCGCACGCGTCGCGAACGCCATGAGGAACTGATCCAGTACGCCATCGACGGGGCCGTCGAGCAGGTGAAGCGCGCCCATGACATTGCGGGTGGCAAGGGCGCGATCAACATCAACGTGCTTTGGGAAATGGGCGGTGCGCAGAAGGTTCTGCACGGCGTTCTCGAACAGACCCGCGGCCTTGTCGCCGGCGTCACCTGCGGCGCGGGCATGCCCTATAAGCTGTCCGAAATCGCGGCGCAGTACGAAGTCAGCTATCTCCCCATCGTCAGCTCGGGCCGCGCCTTCCGCGCGCTCTGGAAGCGCGCCTATTCCAAGGCGGCGAACTGGCTGGCGGCGGTGGTGTACGAAGATCCCTGGCTTGCTGGTGGCCATAACGGCCTGTCGAACGCCGAAGATCCGCTGAAGCCCGAAGATCCCTATCCGCGCGTCAAGGCGCTGCGCGATACGATGCGCGAAGGCGGCATTTCGGACGATGTGCCGATCGTGATGGCGGGCGGCGTCTGGTTTCTGCGCGACTGGAACGACTGGATCGACAATCCCGAGCTTGGCAGCATCGCCTTCCAGTTCGGCACGCGTCCACTCCTCACCAAGGAAAGCCCGATCCCTGAGGAGTGGAAGGCGCGCCTGATGACGCTTGAGGAAGGCGACATCCTGCTCCATCAATTCTCGCCGACCGGTTTCTATTCTTCGGCTGTTCGCAATCCCTTCCTGCGCAGTCTTGAGGCGCGATCTGAACGTCAGATCGCGTTTTCGGGCGAGGCTGCGGGCGATCACCAGTTCCAGCTTGACGTCGGCGTCAAGGGCAAGAGCTTCTGGGTCACGCGCAACGATCTGCTGCGCGCGCGCGAATGGCACGGCCATGGCTTCACCGAAGCGCTGAAGACGCCCGACAACACGCTCGTCTTCGTGACGCCGTCGGAACGCGACGAAATCCGCAAGGATCAGGCCGATTGCATGGGCTGCCTCAGCCATTGCGGTTTCTCCAGCTGGATGGACAGCGAAACCAATTCGACCGGGCGTCTGGCCGATCCGCGCAGCTTCTGCATTCAAAAGACGCTGCAGGACATCGTTCATGGCGGCCCTGTCGACAACAACCTGATGTTCGCCGGTCACGGCGCCTATAATTTCAAGAAAGATCCGTTCTATTCCAATGGGTTCGTACCGACTGTTAAGCAACTGGTCGATCGTATCCTGACGGGCGACTGA
- a CDS encoding glycosyltransferase — MTLHILHLADAFDTGGSAKRTVALINVFGNRARHVIATNQPVAPATARGIAKDVRVDFTTDCPPIGGSPSVARYQALARYMRRFDLVLSYDWGAIDAVMARRLFPAGVPMLIHHEYALDAHEAERPRFERNIYRRIALAGAHALVLSSDALAERATKHWKQPHDRVHIVPKGNEKAINAWFAALYGGTAGQSGVLAAKG; from the coding sequence GTGACGCTGCATATTTTGCATCTGGCCGATGCGTTCGACACGGGCGGCAGCGCAAAGCGCACGGTCGCGCTCATCAACGTCTTTGGCAACCGCGCGCGCCATGTGATCGCGACGAACCAGCCCGTCGCCCCCGCCACCGCGCGTGGCATCGCCAAGGACGTTCGCGTTGATTTCACCACCGATTGCCCACCCATTGGCGGCAGCCCTTCGGTCGCGCGCTATCAGGCGCTTGCGCGCTACATGCGGCGTTTCGATCTCGTGCTCAGCTATGATTGGGGCGCGATCGATGCGGTCATGGCGCGGCGCCTGTTTCCCGCGGGTGTGCCGATGCTCATCCATCACGAATATGCCCTTGATGCGCACGAGGCTGAGCGGCCGCGCTTCGAACGGAATATCTACCGGCGTATTGCGCTGGCGGGGGCGCATGCGCTGGTGCTATCGTCCGACGCATTGGCTGAGCGTGCGACGAAGCACTGGAAGCAGCCGCATGATCGCGTGCACATCGTGCCGAAAGGCAATGAAAAGGCCATAAATGCGTGGTTCGCTGCGCTTTACGGGGGCACCGCCGGGCAATCTGGGGTGCTCGCCGCAAAAGGCTGA
- a CDS encoding DUF1465 family protein codes for MDTASPLKRRLVEALYEEAMFLADEARAYFDEHGQDDRNKMEPLLRVGFSCESLKVTARLMHVIAWLLVQRAVDAGEISTSDARQPARRLGHASASEPDIVGQLPEDAQNLIAQSNQLYERVRRLDAGMSLSESPAQSLMRRLETSL; via the coding sequence ATGGACACGGCATCGCCGCTGAAACGGCGCCTCGTTGAGGCTCTTTACGAAGAGGCGATGTTTTTGGCAGACGAGGCGCGAGCCTATTTCGATGAACATGGCCAGGACGATCGTAACAAGATGGAGCCGCTTTTGCGTGTCGGCTTCTCATGCGAGTCGCTGAAGGTAACCGCACGATTGATGCACGTGATCGCATGGCTTTTGGTGCAGCGGGCTGTCGATGCAGGAGAGATCAGTACGTCCGACGCACGCCAGCCCGCCCGCCGGCTCGGTCATGCGTCTGCCAGCGAACCCGATATTGTCGGCCAACTTCCCGAAGACGCTCAAAACCTTATCGCACAAAGCAATCAACTCTACGAGCGCGTTCGCCGGCTTGATGCCGGAATGAGCCTGAGCGAAAGCCCGGCGCAATCGTTGATGCGGCGCTTGGAGACCTCGCTTTAA
- a CDS encoding alpha/beta hydrolase: MAAFNDGYWWSNDNLRLHFRDYAGPDDRAPVLCIPGLTRNARDFEGVAQRLAGRRRVICVDLRGRSESAYAKDPMTYVPLTYVQDIQRLFEELGLAKAVLFGTSLGGIVTMLLAATGTQKFTGVLLNDVGPEIDPRGLDRIRGYVGKTSSWPTWVHAARALGESSADVYPEYGLEDWLRMAKQLYKVNAQGRIVPDYDARIAEPFRMPGGEAGVDLWPAFKALQRIPTLVIRGENSDILSADIATRMVARLDNGRLVTVPGVGHAPTLDEPEAAAEIDQFLDTLG; this comes from the coding sequence ATGGCCGCATTTAACGATGGATATTGGTGGTCCAACGACAATCTGCGCCTGCATTTCCGGGATTATGCAGGCCCCGATGATCGCGCACCCGTGCTGTGCATTCCGGGGCTGACGCGCAACGCCCGCGATTTCGAGGGGGTTGCCCAGCGGCTTGCCGGGCGTCGGCGCGTCATTTGCGTCGATCTGCGCGGGCGCAGCGAAAGCGCCTATGCCAAGGATCCGATGACCTATGTCCCGCTCACCTATGTGCAGGACATCCAGCGTCTGTTCGAAGAACTCGGGCTTGCCAAGGCGGTGCTGTTCGGAACTTCGCTCGGCGGCATCGTGACGATGCTGCTCGCGGCCACCGGCACGCAGAAATTCACCGGCGTTCTCCTCAACGATGTCGGTCCGGAGATCGATCCGCGCGGGCTCGACCGTATTCGCGGTTATGTCGGCAAGACGAGCAGCTGGCCCACCTGGGTCCATGCGGCGCGCGCGCTCGGCGAATCCAGCGCCGATGTCTATCCCGAATATGGGCTTGAGGATTGGCTCCGCATGGCCAAGCAGCTCTACAAGGTCAACGCGCAGGGACGGATCGTGCCCGACTATGACGCGCGGATCGCCGAGCCCTTCCGGATGCCGGGCGGGGAAGCTGGGGTCGATCTCTGGCCCGCGTTCAAGGCGCTCCAGCGCATCCCGACGCTCGTCATACGCGGCGAGAATTCGGATATCCTGTCCGCCGACATTGCCACCCGCATGGTCGCGCGGCTCGACAATGGCCGCCTCGTCACGGTTCCGGGCGTGGGCCACGCGCCGACACTGGACGAGCCCGAGGCCGCCGCCGAGATCGATCAGTTCCTCGACACGCTTGGCTGA